Proteins encoded in a region of the Ziziphus jujuba cultivar Dongzao chromosome 3, ASM3175591v1 genome:
- the LOC107422795 gene encoding uncharacterized protein LOC107422795 isoform X2, producing the protein MWSRTVSSLVQNIRRRLSTAVRRRIEDEGDWFYSSEWWGSESASNTILRSISDKGNGVVSVVAYPSSRPSEVYWPATERWLQKRFEETHPGQQQKDRFMILGYQWRVLRFNDNTRQSTAKILAAYQESEPGSVCIMQQPHCLAVPYLKSMVSVGLATIASCNFDLTNAVNGKKNMRILCIGHGGGSLPLFLASKIQASIHAMGFPAFSVMTQSGERAFSKPDTTDEVLWKGIHERLLLYESDAEKFILNSNSVYDMIFIDAYDGDDIFPRTLWDPNSPFLKALGNQLHPEHGTVVVNLHSDSELLNPDGSIPSVLDHILPMGKYVSQVGRAYKDVIVGSAISCGGKDSGLGFTVSVPWVCNTSLVVCRGFGTKSWNYSKDMILNTLISKSLEVERVLNLPFSCLQYIKRGFILVD; encoded by the exons ATGTGGAGCAGAACTGTATCGAGCTTGGTGCAGAACATTCGGCGGCGTCTTTCTACTGCTGTACGGCGTCGTATCGAGGATGAAGGAGACTGGTTTTACTCGTCCGAATGGTGGGGTTCGGAATCCGCCAGCAATACGATTCTCCGATCGATTTCCGACAAAGGGAACGGCGTCGTATCCGTCGTAGCTTACCCTTCATCCAGGCCG AGCGAGGTTTATTGGCCAGCGACGGAGAGATGGCTACAGAAGAGGTTTGAAGAAACCCATCCGGGTCAACAACAAAAGGATCGGTTTATGATACTTGGATATCAATGGCGGGTGCTCCGTTTCAATGATAACACTCGCCAAAGCACTGCCAAAATATTGGCTGCTTATCAAGAATCGGAACCCGGTTCCGTCTGCATTATGCAACAACCACATTGTTTGGCTGTTCCAT ATCTCAAGAGCATGGTGTCAGTTGGACTCGCTACGATAGCATCTTGCAACTTTGATCTCACAAATGCTGTGAATGGGAAGAAAAATATGCGGATCTTATGCATTGGCCATGGTGGTGGAAGTTTACCATTATTTTTGGCTAGTAAAATACAAG CCTCTATCCATGCTATGGGGTTTCCAGCTTTCTCAGTCATGACTCAATCAGGTGAACGGGCCTTTTCTAAACCTGATACCACTGATGAAGTTCTATGGAAAGGCATCCATGAGAGGCTTTTACTTTACGAATCAGACGCTGAAAAGTTCATTCTCAACTCCAACAGTGTATATGATATGATCTTCATTGATGCTTATGATGGCGACGACATCTTCCCTCGCACATTATGGGATCCAAACTCCCCATTTCTAAAAGCTCTCGGCAATCAGCTTCACCCAGAACATGGCACCGTTGTGGTGAACCTTCACTCAGATTCTGAACTCTTGAACCCTGATGGTTCCATTCCATCTGTTCTTGACCATATTCTGCCAATGGGAAAGTACGTGTCACAAGTTGGCCGAGCATACAAAGATGTAATAGTGGGAAGTGCCATTTCTTGTGGAGGTAAAGATTCTGGTTTGGGATTTACTGTTTCAGTTCCGTGGGTGTGCAATACGTCTCTGGTCGTGTGCAGAGGTTTTGGTACAAAGAGCTGGAATTATAGCAAGGATATGATCTTGAACACACTCATATCCAAATCTTTAGAAGTAGAACGTGTACTAAACTTGCCATTCTCATGTTTGCAgtatataaagagaggttttatACTTGTTGATTGA
- the LOC107422795 gene encoding uncharacterized protein LOC107422795 isoform X1 yields MWSRTVSSLVQNIRRRLSTAVRRRIEDEGDWFYSSEWWGSESASNTILRSISDKGNGVVSVVAYPSSRPSEVYWPATERWLQKRFEETHPGQQQKDRFMILGYQWRVLRFNDNTRQSTAKILAAYQESEPGSVCIMQQPHCLAVPYLKSMVSVGLATIASCNFDLTNAVNGKKNMRILCIGHGGGSLPLFLASKIQGATIHIVEIDPLVISASIHAMGFPAFSVMTQSGERAFSKPDTTDEVLWKGIHERLLLYESDAEKFILNSNSVYDMIFIDAYDGDDIFPRTLWDPNSPFLKALGNQLHPEHGTVVVNLHSDSELLNPDGSIPSVLDHILPMGKYVSQVGRAYKDVIVGSAISCGGKDSGLGFTVSVPWVCNTSLVVCRGFGTKSWNYSKDMILNTLISKSLEVERVLNLPFSCLQYIKRGFILVD; encoded by the exons ATGTGGAGCAGAACTGTATCGAGCTTGGTGCAGAACATTCGGCGGCGTCTTTCTACTGCTGTACGGCGTCGTATCGAGGATGAAGGAGACTGGTTTTACTCGTCCGAATGGTGGGGTTCGGAATCCGCCAGCAATACGATTCTCCGATCGATTTCCGACAAAGGGAACGGCGTCGTATCCGTCGTAGCTTACCCTTCATCCAGGCCG AGCGAGGTTTATTGGCCAGCGACGGAGAGATGGCTACAGAAGAGGTTTGAAGAAACCCATCCGGGTCAACAACAAAAGGATCGGTTTATGATACTTGGATATCAATGGCGGGTGCTCCGTTTCAATGATAACACTCGCCAAAGCACTGCCAAAATATTGGCTGCTTATCAAGAATCGGAACCCGGTTCCGTCTGCATTATGCAACAACCACATTGTTTGGCTGTTCCAT ATCTCAAGAGCATGGTGTCAGTTGGACTCGCTACGATAGCATCTTGCAACTTTGATCTCACAAATGCTGTGAATGGGAAGAAAAATATGCGGATCTTATGCATTGGCCATGGTGGTGGAAGTTTACCATTATTTTTGGCTAGTAAAATACAAG GTGCTACAATTCACATAGTTGAAATTGATCCTCTCGTTATCTCAGCCTCTATCCATGCTATGGGGTTTCCAGCTTTCTCAGTCATGACTCAATCAGGTGAACGGGCCTTTTCTAAACCTGATACCACTGATGAAGTTCTATGGAAAGGCATCCATGAGAGGCTTTTACTTTACGAATCAGACGCTGAAAAGTTCATTCTCAACTCCAACAGTGTATATGATATGATCTTCATTGATGCTTATGATGGCGACGACATCTTCCCTCGCACATTATGGGATCCAAACTCCCCATTTCTAAAAGCTCTCGGCAATCAGCTTCACCCAGAACATGGCACCGTTGTGGTGAACCTTCACTCAGATTCTGAACTCTTGAACCCTGATGGTTCCATTCCATCTGTTCTTGACCATATTCTGCCAATGGGAAAGTACGTGTCACAAGTTGGCCGAGCATACAAAGATGTAATAGTGGGAAGTGCCATTTCTTGTGGAGGTAAAGATTCTGGTTTGGGATTTACTGTTTCAGTTCCGTGGGTGTGCAATACGTCTCTGGTCGTGTGCAGAGGTTTTGGTACAAAGAGCTGGAATTATAGCAAGGATATGATCTTGAACACACTCATATCCAAATCTTTAGAAGTAGAACGTGTACTAAACTTGCCATTCTCATGTTTGCAgtatataaagagaggttttatACTTGTTGATTGA